CAGGAACCGGGGGGCGACGCTGGCCTTCCTCGTCGCGCTGGTCGTGGGCGCGTTGCGAGCGCCGATCACCGAACTGTCGACCCGGGATGCAGTCACCTGGACGACCGAGACGATCGGCGTCTTCGCCGCCGTCGCGGCCGTCGGCGCAGTGGTCGTCCTGGTGCTGGACTGGTACGCCGTCGATCTCGACTTCGAGGCGGTGTGAGCGACAGAGTGACCACATCGACAACCTGAGGGCAGCATTATAGAACGGACCTACAGATATTACGCCCACTACCTCGAAGATCGTCGGATTATGAGAGGAATAATTAAGAGTGTCGGGACGAATGGGGTATCCATGGCGGATCGTTTCAGCTACCGGGAGATTCGCGCGATGGAACGCGAGTACTGCCGCGAGAACGACAACATCGTCGGGTTCTTCGGCGGTACCGACGACAGCGGGACGGAGCGACCGTCGAACGACGACGAGCAGCGAAGCAGCTGATACTGTCGCGTACGTCTGTGACCGATTTCGCCACCCGGAAGTGGCGAGTCGCTGCACGAAGTGACAGCCAGCAGGACGAAGCCGGACACCGGCGCGATGTCAGGCGGGTTCTCGTCGAGTGCCGATCCGTGACAGTGCCACGGCCAGCGTCGCGCCGAGTACCGGGAAGGCCGCCAGCGCGAGGAAGGTCCCGTCGGTGCCGACCGCCGAGAGGAGGATGCCGGACAGCGCCGCGCCGCCCGCACCGACGCCGAAGTTCGCCAGGTAGGTGAACCCGTAGGACAGCCCCCGGTCGTCCGGCGGGCTGTACTCGGCGATGGTCGCCTGGTAGAGGGGCTGGATCGCAAAGAGGACGAAACCGAGCACCGCGCTGACGGCGAGCAGCGGCCCGAGACCGGCCCGGGCGGCCGGGACGAAAAGCACCGCGACGACCGCGAGGGCGGCGAAGGCCCCGATCAGGCCCGTCGTCACCGGGATCCGGTCCGTGAGCTTCCCGCCAGCGTACTGGCCGGCGATCCCGACGGTCAGCAACCCGGCGTAGACGTAGGAGGCGAGGTCGAACTCCTCGGCCATCGGACTGCCGGGCTCGAAGAGGCGGACGTAGTCGGTGATCGGCGGGAGAAAGCCGCCGAGCACGTCCGGCAGGAACGTGAGGACGCCGCGGTAGAACACGCCGTTCATCAGCACGACGCAGATCGCCAGCGCGAAGCCCGCGGTAAACAGCGTCCGCGTGCCGGTGACGAACTCGCCGAGCGAGGACGGCCCCCCGTCGCGGCCCTCGTCCTCGCCGCCGTCCGTGCTGACGGCCGCCATCTCGTCGAACTCGGCGGTCACCGCGTAGCCGACCGCCAGCACGGCGGGGATCGAGAGCAGGCCCGCGACGGTCCGCCAGTCGAAGGCCAGCAAGAGCAACGCGGTCGCCAGCGGTCCGAACGCGATGCCGACGTTGCCGGCCATCCCGTGGTAAGCGAAGCCGGTGCCACGCTCTGACACGCCCGTCGAGAGCAAGGAGAGCCCGGCCGGGTGGTAGACGCTGGCGGCGACGCCCCACAGCCCCAGCGCGAGGGCGATCGTCGGGATGCCGGGGGCGAACCCGAGCAAGAGGAACGAGCCCCCCATCCCGAGCAGACAGCCGATCACGACGGTGCGGGCGCTCAGCAGGTCGGCGAGCACGCCACCCGGGAGCGCCCCGATACCGAAGAGGGCGTAGCCGACGGCGACGATCGCCCCGAGCAGCGCCGTCGTCGTCGAGAACTGCTGGAGCCAGACGACGACGAAGATGGGGATCGACAGCTCGTAGGTGTGGACCGTCGCGTGCGCGAGCATCGCGAAGCCGACGATCGAGCGGTCGTTGTCGTTCATCAGTAGGTCCCGACGGGGACGCCGAGTGTCTCGAAGTCGCCCGGATTCGCTGTGAGGACTGGCTCGTCGAGGATATCTGCGACGGCACCGATGTACGCGTCGTTCGTCTCGACACCGCTGTTCCCACCGGCATCGCGATCAGCGTCGGCGAGCAGTCGGCTCGCAGTCCGGGCAATCTCCTCGTCGACATCGACTCGGGGATAGCCCAGGAGCGCGTTCTGGACCTGTCGACGTTCTGCTTCGCTCGCCGTGTAGGCGACCCCGTAGTAGACCTCGGCGACGACGGGCGTCGGGAGCCACTGGACTTCCCCGCCGTCGGTCAGTTCCCTCCCGCGATCGATAGCTGTACGCTCGCCGTCCATCAGATCGAACACGTACGACGAATCGAGAATCACTCGTCGAATGCCTCCCGCGCCCGCTCCAGTCGGTCCTCGTCACGGCCGCCAAACCGCTCGGCAGCTGCCCGCGCTTCGTCGACCTGCTCCGACGAAAGAATCCCGGCGAGAGCTTCCGGTTCGGGTTCGCGAGTCAACCGTCTGAGCGTCTCGAACATCGTCTCGTCGTCCCGGTTGTGGGCTTTGACCCACGCGTGGAACTCGTCCGGAACCCGGATCATCTTGCTCATAGTGTAAATCCCGATTTACAGAGTGAAAAATCTGCTGCAGCGCTAGCGTCGATTCATACGACCGGCTGTAAATCTGTGAATGATTTCCCCACCCCGGGGTGGCGAAGCTCTTCACGAAGTGACAGCCGGCAGTATCAGAACCCGACGCTGCTCCCGTCCTTGCGCGGTTCGGTCGCGCCCGACAGCGTCCCGTCGGGCTCGCGGCGCGCGATCTGGCCGCCGCCGAACTGCCGGGGCGGGAGGACGGCCACGTCGTGCTCCCGTCGGGCGAGGTCGGCACCGATCTCGCCGGCCAGCCGTTCCTCCAGCGCGAGGCGACCGTCCTCCATGTAGCGCCAGCGCGGCGCGTCGAAGGCCCGCTGGAGGGGCATCTCGTCGTCGATGAGGTTGCTGAGGACCTGGACGTGGCCCTGCGGTTGCATGTACCCGCCCATGACGCCGAAGGCCGCCCAGTCCTCGTCGTCGAGTTCGACGAGGCCGGGGATCAGCGTGTGGAACGGTTTCTTGCCGGGTTCGAGCGTGTTCGGGTGGTCCGGGTCGAGCGAGAACGACGCGCCGCGGTTCTGGAGGACGATCCCCGTGTCGGGGACGACGACGCCGCTGCCGAAGCCGTTGTACAGCGAGTTGATGAAGGAGACGACGTTGCCCGCCTCGTCGGCGACGGTCAGCAAAACCGTGTCGCTGTCCTCGTCGGGGAGTCCCGGCCCGCCGACGCTGACCTCCCCGGCGGTGTCCCCGACCGTCGCCGCCCGCTCGCTCGCGTACGCCGGGTCGTGGAGGTCCGGAACGGACTCGAAGTCGGGGTCGGTGATGTAGTGGTGGCCGTCGTGGAAGGCCCGCTTCATCGCCTCGGCGAAGTAGTGGACGCGCTCGGGCGAGCCCGCGGGGTGGTCTCCAGCGCCCAGTTCCGCGGCGACGTTGAGCGCCTCCAGTGCGACGAGTCCCTGGTTGTTCGGCGGTAGCTCGTAGACGGTCGCGCCGTCGTACGTCGTCGAGACGGGATCGACCACGTCGGGGGTAAAGCCCGCGAGGTCGTCGGCTGAGAGGAGACCGCCCTCGGCCTGCACGGCGTCGCCGATCTGCTCCGCGATCGCGCCCTCGTAGAAGGCGTCGGCTCCCTCGCGGGCGACGGTCTCGAACGTCTCGCCCAGCCCCGGCAGCGTGACGGTCTGGCCCACGGCGGGTGCCTCGCCGCCCGGCAGGTACGCCTCGCGGCCGGCGTCGCTGACGAACCGCTGGGCACAGGCGGCCCAGGCGTCGGCGATGACCTCGCTGACGGGGTACCCCTCCGTCGCGTACTCGATAGCGGGCTGGAGAACCGCCTCGAAGGCGAGCCGACCGTGTTCCTCGACGGTGTGCTCCCAGCCCCGCGCCGCGCCCGGAACCGTGATCGCCAGCGGCCCGAAGTCGGGCATCTCGCCGTCGTCGACGCGGTCCCGGACGGCCTCGCGTGTCGCCCGCTCGGGTGCGCCCCCACAGCTCCGGAGCGCCCCCACCTCCCCGTCGGCCGTGCGATACAGCGCGAAGGCGTCCCCGCCGATACCGGTGCTCATGGGCTCGACGACGTTCAGCGCCGCCGCCGTGGCGACGGCCGCGTCGAAGGCGTTGCCGCCCGCACGGAGGATCCTGATGCCCGCCTGTGCGGCCAGTGGCTGGCTCGTCGAGACGACGCCGCGGTTCGCGTAGACAGTGGAACGGCGCGAGTCGAACCGATCGAGGTCTGGGTCCATACTGCTGGCAAACGGGGACACGGGCAAAAGCGTTAGTCTGGACCCCCATACTGCCGGAACTGTGGCGACGGTCCGACTGGCTCGGACTATCCAGATCCTTCGCTGGAGCCGACCGACGGCGTTTCG
Above is a genomic segment from Halomicrobium sp. LC1Hm containing:
- a CDS encoding MFS transporter; protein product: MNDNDRSIVGFAMLAHATVHTYELSIPIFVVVWLQQFSTTTALLGAIVAVGYALFGIGALPGGVLADLLSARTVVIGCLLGMGGSFLLLGFAPGIPTIALALGLWGVAASVYHPAGLSLLSTGVSERGTGFAYHGMAGNVGIAFGPLATALLLLAFDWRTVAGLLSIPAVLAVGYAVTAEFDEMAAVSTDGGEDEGRDGGPSSLGEFVTGTRTLFTAGFALAICVVLMNGVFYRGVLTFLPDVLGGFLPPITDYVRLFEPGSPMAEEFDLASYVYAGLLTVGIAGQYAGGKLTDRIPVTTGLIGAFAALAVVAVLFVPAARAGLGPLLAVSAVLGFVLFAIQPLYQATIAEYSPPDDRGLSYGFTYLANFGVGAGGAALSGILLSAVGTDGTFLALAAFPVLGATLAVALSRIGTRREPA
- a CDS encoding PIN domain-containing protein codes for the protein MILDSSYVFDLMDGERTAIDRGRELTDGGEVQWLPTPVVAEVYYGVAYTASEAERRQVQNALLGYPRVDVDEEIARTASRLLADADRDAGGNSGVETNDAYIGAVADILDEPVLTANPGDFETLGVPVGTY
- the ggt gene encoding gamma-glutamyltransferase — its product is MDPDLDRFDSRRSTVYANRGVVSTSQPLAAQAGIRILRAGGNAFDAAVATAAALNVVEPMSTGIGGDAFALYRTADGEVGALRSCGGAPERATREAVRDRVDDGEMPDFGPLAITVPGAARGWEHTVEEHGRLAFEAVLQPAIEYATEGYPVSEVIADAWAACAQRFVSDAGREAYLPGGEAPAVGQTVTLPGLGETFETVAREGADAFYEGAIAEQIGDAVQAEGGLLSADDLAGFTPDVVDPVSTTYDGATVYELPPNNQGLVALEALNVAAELGAGDHPAGSPERVHYFAEAMKRAFHDGHHYITDPDFESVPDLHDPAYASERAATVGDTAGEVSVGGPGLPDEDSDTVLLTVADEAGNVVSFINSLYNGFGSGVVVPDTGIVLQNRGASFSLDPDHPNTLEPGKKPFHTLIPGLVELDDEDWAAFGVMGGYMQPQGHVQVLSNLIDDEMPLQRAFDAPRWRYMEDGRLALEERLAGEIGADLARREHDVAVLPPRQFGGGQIARREPDGTLSGATEPRKDGSSVGF